TCCCGTCGCGGCGGATCGGCCTGATGGTCATGGGCTACGAGATCCCGCACCTGCACATCCACAGCTTCCCGACCAACCGGTTCGCCGACTTCGACCTGGCGCACAAGGATCGCCGTCCCGACCCGCGTCGCCTCGACGCGAACGCGAGCGCGCTGCGACAGGCGCTCCGCGAGGCGGGGTACGCCGCGCAGGTCGACGCGGCGCAGGCGTAACGGACGCCGCTACGCGGGGTACTCGGCGCGGATGGCCGCGGTGTCGGCGCCCAGCGCCGGCGCGCCGGCGGTCGGCGCGGGGGTGAACGACGAATAGCGAGCCGGGGTCCGGACGGTGTGCGTGACCACGCCGTCCCGCTCGACCTCGAGGGCGAGCTGCTCGGCCGCAAACTGCGGGCTCGCGACCACGGCGGGGTAGTCGCGGACCTCGCCGTAGACGATCCCCGCCGCCCGGAAGCGCTCGACCCACTCGGCCGTCGTGCGAGTGCGCAGGATCTGCTGCACGCGCTCCAGCAGGAACGCCCGGTCACCGCTGCGCCCGGCCTGGTCGGCGTGCTTGGGGTTGTCGATCAGCTCGGGGTCTCCGAGCGCGCGCGTCAGCGCGCTCCAGTGCTTCGGAGTGTTCGCCGAGAACAGGATCAGCCCGTCGCTCGTGGCGTAGGTGCCGGACGGCGTGGTGAACACCGGATGCGCGCCGGCCCGGGTGAGCGGCACGTCGACGGTCAGGTACTCCGTGTAGTTGTGCGTCTGCAGCGCGATCGCGGTGGCCAGCAGCGAGCACTCGATCCGGTCGCCGCACCCGTGCCGCTCGCGGTTGAGCAGTGCGGCGCAGATCGCCTGCGCGGCGGTGATGCCGGTGCTGGCGTCGACGATCTGGGTGCCGACCCGCTGGGGGAGCCCGTCGGGCTCGCCGGTGATCACCATGAGGCCCGACTCGCCCTGGATGGCGGTGTCGAAGCCGGGGCGCCCGGCGTCCGGTCCGTGCTGGCCGAACCCGCTGATCGAGACGTACACGATGTCGTCGTTGACCGCGCGGATCTCGTCGTAGGTGATGCCGAGCTTGGCGGCCACCCCCGGCCGGAACGCCTCGATCACGACGTCCGCCTCGGCGGCGATCCGCAGGAACAGCGCATGGTCGTCGGGGTCGGTCAGGTCGAT
This Cumulibacter manganitolerans DNA region includes the following protein-coding sequences:
- a CDS encoding CaiB/BaiF CoA transferase family protein, with protein sequence MTAPRPLDGMLVLDLTMMIAGPLAGTICADLGADVIKVEPPSGDGSRAYFSADPTVRFNSMTAAFNRGKRSLAIDLTDPDDHALFLRIAAEADVVIEAFRPGVAAKLGITYDEIRAVNDDIVYVSISGFGQHGPDAGRPGFDTAIQGESGLMVITGEPDGLPQRVGTQIVDASTGITAAQAICAALLNRERHGCGDRIECSLLATAIALQTHNYTEYLTVDVPLTRAGAHPVFTTPSGTYATSDGLILFSANTPKHWSALTRALGDPELIDNPKHADQAGRSGDRAFLLERVQQILRTRTTAEWVERFRAAGIVYGEVRDYPAVVASPQFAAEQLALEVERDGVVTHTVRTPARYSSFTPAPTAGAPALGADTAAIRAEYPA